A part of Corynebacterium afermentans subsp. lipophilum genomic DNA contains:
- a CDS encoding DUF6541 family protein: MTTVAAAWFAVVFFTLPGFVFSWVAGMKAPAAGAAALPVTFGLFGVTSWFWGLTSAPYNLWTFGVSMVVALLVAAAWRFMFVRRARRGGAVSWRRALFPGDVRKGSIADPYWVLPAAGVGVGAFMAASARLRWLERMPNGVFNIVQGWDVQWHANLVRFIMDDGIASATRMGELQNVESQLKLFYPSAYHAGIALFGETAGLDPIPALNIASAVLPALALPATLACLVFAFLRSTGVTAQIAAALAAIMGYAAPQLFWIPDYVGMWPYLFAVALTGTVTWLLVTVPRRRASALPTALAFVAVLCVHPSAVTIVVLAVGFYWLTSTLVRPERSRLTDTLWIALPAVAGVAMFVPQVLAGSAQAGEVASWRPEETLGVGGAWGTALRMETRHVLQFFPAYDSTVLLWLAAAGAVVCLLWRRQIWPVLFYAVSLAITANALVPFGNTLGRLLDYVGNLHYSTGHRLIMPVVMAVTASAAIAVAAGIRVVTAAPVAKRYAKGERISAIASIVVACIVASAAIPMIRQHTDHGAEQTYAAARVIDRMVDADDLEAFDWLATQPAAWEGLTAGDPADGYSWMYAYNGVPTLNRHYLWPNGGRGTNGDIMYWNADFIGEGEHNLVDETVENLNVKFFLLSPGPFWHYQYPPYEMLRDFWVSEGVTPVYRKGSTAIFAVNSQFSEAELEDMVADGQENGSDELFALAEAGTAQ, encoded by the coding sequence ACCAGCGCGCCGTACAACCTGTGGACCTTCGGCGTGAGCATGGTTGTGGCGCTGTTGGTGGCCGCTGCGTGGCGGTTCATGTTCGTGCGGCGCGCGCGCCGCGGCGGGGCAGTGAGCTGGCGTAGGGCGCTGTTTCCCGGTGACGTGCGAAAGGGCAGCATCGCCGACCCGTACTGGGTGCTGCCCGCCGCCGGCGTCGGCGTGGGGGCGTTCATGGCGGCGTCGGCCAGGCTGCGCTGGCTCGAGCGCATGCCCAACGGTGTTTTCAACATCGTCCAGGGGTGGGACGTGCAGTGGCACGCAAACCTCGTGCGCTTCATCATGGACGACGGCATCGCCTCGGCCACCCGGATGGGCGAGCTGCAAAACGTGGAGTCGCAGCTGAAGCTGTTCTACCCGTCCGCCTACCACGCAGGCATTGCCCTGTTCGGCGAAACGGCGGGCCTGGACCCCATCCCGGCGCTGAACATCGCCTCCGCCGTGCTGCCCGCGCTCGCGCTGCCGGCCACACTCGCGTGCCTGGTGTTCGCGTTTTTGCGCTCCACCGGGGTCACGGCGCAGATCGCCGCGGCGCTCGCCGCGATCATGGGATATGCCGCCCCGCAGCTGTTCTGGATCCCGGATTACGTGGGCATGTGGCCCTACCTGTTCGCCGTGGCACTCACCGGCACCGTGACGTGGCTGCTTGTCACCGTGCCGCGCCGGCGCGCCAGCGCCCTGCCCACCGCGCTCGCCTTCGTGGCGGTGCTGTGCGTGCACCCGTCCGCAGTCACCATCGTCGTGCTCGCCGTGGGCTTCTACTGGCTGACCTCCACCCTGGTTCGCCCCGAGCGCTCGCGGCTGACGGACACGCTGTGGATCGCGCTGCCCGCCGTCGCCGGCGTTGCCATGTTCGTCCCGCAGGTGCTCGCCGGCTCCGCCCAGGCGGGCGAGGTGGCCTCTTGGCGCCCCGAGGAAACCCTCGGCGTCGGCGGGGCGTGGGGCACAGCGCTGCGGATGGAAACGCGCCACGTGCTGCAGTTCTTCCCCGCGTACGACTCCACCGTGCTGCTCTGGCTCGCCGCCGCCGGCGCCGTGGTGTGCCTGTTGTGGCGCCGCCAGATCTGGCCGGTGCTGTTCTACGCGGTGTCCCTGGCCATTACCGCCAACGCCTTAGTCCCGTTCGGCAACACCTTGGGCCGCCTGCTCGACTACGTGGGCAACCTGCACTACAGCACCGGCCACCGCCTGATCATGCCGGTGGTCATGGCTGTCACGGCCTCGGCCGCTATTGCGGTGGCAGCGGGGATTCGCGTGGTCACGGCAGCGCCCGTCGCTAAGCGGTATGCGAAAGGCGAGCGCATCAGCGCAATCGCGAGCATCGTCGTCGCCTGCATCGTGGCCTCCGCCGCGATCCCGATGATCCGCCAGCACACCGACCACGGCGCCGAGCAAACCTACGCCGCAGCCCGCGTCATCGACCGCATGGTCGACGCCGACGACCTCGAAGCCTTCGACTGGCTGGCCACCCAACCCGCCGCCTGGGAAGGCCTGACCGCGGGCGACCCGGCCGACGGCTACTCCTGGATGTACGCCTACAACGGCGTGCCCACGTTGAACCGCCACTACCTGTGGCCCAACGGCGGCCGCGGCACCAACGGCGACATCATGTACTGGAACGCCGACTTCATCGGCGAAGGCGAGCACAACCTCGTCGACGAGACGGTGGAGAACTTGAACGTGAAGTTCTTCCTGCTCAGCCCCGGTCCGTTCTGGCACTACCAGTACCCGCCATACGAGATGCTGCGCGACTTTTGGGTCTCAGAAGGCGTGACACCGGTGTACCGCAAGGGCTCCACGGCGATCTTCGCGGTGAACAGCCAGTTCAGCGAGGCGGAGCTGGAGGACATGGTCGCAGACGGGCAAGAAAACGGCTCCGACGAGCTGTTTGCGCTCGCGGAGGCCGGTACTGCGCAGTAA
- the eccB gene encoding type VII secretion protein EccB: MAKLLPTTRAQVSGHKFMRRRMEHGLIFGDIRMIHDPLAARRRATIFGTAAVVMIAGVMGLFAWMRPNADPGDAPIVRAADGTLYVRVGEAAHPVTNLASARLIAGQAAEPARIGDEKLAELPRGVPVGIVAAPGMFAPEGTPVASWSVCGADTITVVAGEAPEPLPIDAAVLAADATREWVVTAEGRRLLPEANTPQGRVIRRALGITPDTPRWSPPTQVISALQELPPAALPDPLPQIIDADDASWALLDGRIQPITATQRTMLLDAGAKAAVADRESLATYPDAEEELRLPGERPRWIEPHLACVDQGRGGAAVDEAPEGIALSGTSVATHFAGLHGGSVGVDSGHGFHVVSANGLRHRAPDAETLATVGAAHVEDVPWEIVALLPEGAELTRDSALQATY; encoded by the coding sequence ATGGCGAAGCTTTTGCCAACCACGCGTGCCCAGGTGTCGGGGCATAAGTTCATGCGCCGCCGCATGGAGCACGGCCTGATCTTCGGCGACATCCGCATGATCCACGATCCGCTGGCCGCGCGGCGGCGCGCCACCATTTTCGGCACCGCGGCGGTGGTGATGATCGCGGGCGTGATGGGGCTGTTTGCGTGGATGCGTCCGAACGCGGATCCGGGGGATGCGCCGATTGTGCGCGCCGCGGACGGCACGCTGTACGTGCGCGTGGGGGAGGCGGCGCACCCGGTGACGAACTTGGCGTCGGCGCGGCTGATCGCCGGCCAGGCGGCTGAGCCGGCGCGCATCGGCGACGAGAAGCTCGCCGAGTTGCCGCGCGGTGTGCCGGTGGGCATCGTTGCAGCACCCGGCATGTTCGCGCCCGAAGGCACGCCTGTGGCCAGCTGGTCGGTGTGCGGCGCGGACACGATTACGGTGGTTGCGGGTGAGGCTCCGGAGCCATTGCCTATCGACGCCGCAGTCCTCGCCGCCGATGCCACCCGCGAGTGGGTCGTCACCGCTGAGGGGCGGCGCTTGCTGCCGGAGGCCAACACCCCGCAGGGTCGAGTGATCCGCCGGGCGCTGGGAATCACTCCGGACACGCCCCGGTGGTCGCCGCCGACGCAGGTTATCTCGGCGTTGCAGGAGCTGCCGCCGGCGGCGCTGCCGGATCCGCTGCCGCAGATCATCGACGCGGACGATGCGTCCTGGGCGCTTTTAGACGGCCGCATCCAGCCGATCACCGCCACCCAGCGCACCATGCTGCTGGACGCCGGCGCGAAGGCCGCCGTCGCTGACCGCGAGTCCCTGGCCACCTACCCTGACGCGGAGGAGGAGCTGCGCCTGCCGGGGGAGCGGCCGCGGTGGATCGAGCCGCACCTGGCGTGCGTGGACCAGGGGCGCGGCGGGGCAGCCGTAGACGAGGCGCCGGAAGGCATCGCGCTTTCCGGCACGTCCGTTGCAACGCACTTCGCGGGGCTTCACGGCGGTTCTGTCGGGGTGGATTCGGGCCACGGGTTCCACGTGGTCTCCGCCAACGGGCTGCGCCACCGCGCACCGGACGCGGAAACCCTGGCCACGGTGGGCGCGGCGCACGTGGAGGACGTGCCGTGGGAGATCGTTGCCTTGCTGCCGGAGGGCGCGGAGCTTACGCGCGACTCGGCGCTTCAGGCGACCTATTAG
- a CDS encoding S8 family serine peptidase, whose protein sequence is MRKLTVIALLALSLTPVSASAQDVACAVPALVDKPAASPATENLRNFATGAGVRVAVIDTGVAPHPEITHLRGGRDFVAADALHDCDNHGTAVAGVIAGRTLGIAPDAEIISVRQTSAHYRDVDAGNLQTLTDAIHNALDEGASVLNISVVSCLEPGFAARIDASGITGALHRAEAQGAVVVAAAGNAGPDCEPGFEVFPARFPTVLAVAARADDHTLADYSLPAALSAPGHVPAALAPGGWAEGTLEKDGVRPYAGTSFATPVVSGAVALLQSRYPGITPEHVRSLIDASAQPGGGAIDPLAALTQLTPHELADRPTAQVRAVDKQPNAAVGRLGLLAGAALAMAALVVALRAGRR, encoded by the coding sequence ATGCGCAAACTCACCGTCATCGCCCTGCTCGCGCTGAGCCTCACACCGGTGTCTGCTTCCGCCCAGGATGTGGCGTGCGCGGTGCCGGCGCTCGTCGACAAGCCTGCTGCTTCCCCCGCGACCGAAAACCTGCGGAACTTCGCCACCGGCGCCGGGGTGCGCGTGGCGGTGATCGACACCGGGGTCGCCCCGCACCCCGAGATCACCCACTTGCGCGGCGGCCGCGACTTCGTGGCCGCGGACGCGCTGCACGACTGCGACAACCACGGCACCGCCGTCGCCGGGGTGATCGCCGGGCGCACCCTCGGCATCGCCCCGGACGCGGAGATCATCTCGGTCCGGCAGACCTCGGCGCACTACCGCGACGTTGACGCCGGCAACCTACAAACGCTCACCGACGCGATCCACAACGCCCTCGACGAAGGCGCGAGCGTGCTCAACATTTCCGTCGTGTCCTGCCTGGAACCCGGATTCGCGGCGCGCATCGATGCCTCCGGCATCACCGGTGCCCTCCACCGCGCCGAGGCGCAAGGCGCGGTGGTCGTTGCCGCCGCCGGCAACGCGGGGCCCGACTGCGAACCCGGCTTCGAGGTCTTCCCCGCCCGCTTCCCCACCGTGCTCGCGGTGGCCGCGCGCGCCGACGACCACACCCTCGCCGACTACTCCCTGCCCGCCGCGCTGTCCGCGCCAGGCCATGTCCCGGCGGCGCTCGCGCCGGGTGGGTGGGCAGAGGGCACGCTGGAAAAAGACGGCGTGCGCCCCTACGCCGGCACGAGTTTCGCCACCCCGGTGGTCAGCGGCGCGGTGGCGCTTTTGCAGTCGCGCTACCCCGGCATTACTCCGGAGCATGTGCGCTCACTTATCGACGCCTCCGCTCAACCCGGCGGCGGTGCCATCGACCCGCTTGCCGCGCTGACCCAACTGACACCGCACGAACTGGCGGACCGCCCAACGGCGCAGGTGCGCGCCGTCGATAAGCAGCCCAACGCGGCCGTGGGCAGGCTCGGACTGCTCGCCGGGGCGGCGCTCGCCATGGCGGCCCTGGTGGTCGCGCTGCGCGCCGGCCGACGGTAA
- the eccD gene encoding type VII secretion integral membrane protein EccD translates to MVATSAHHIVRVTVRISVVAFHRDIDVTLPTSSTLAEVLPELARLVELPEVHRPWQATTAGGAVLDMHTPLYALKLHDGATVSLHPQEPTPPPVVRDAADALAGAAESARQIRGLDAAATFAGLTAVLLLARVFAPWPVALGAVALLALAVASIGRSRPAFAPVPLLAGLAAGAWVAGGGDAGTDSVSLGFGALAALLTAAVAVGIGVALGLAGAAQVAFTAAVCVLGGAGAAGVWLPGPLAPPALTVLTGVLGVVATPGAATRAAGLTVPRVPTAGEEFDRSDDYQHDVDARSAAAATIASAISAAIAACCVPALWWLGRAGGEWTFAFCLGVAAALVVYASRQHWAVPRACLTAVALSAVIAAAAAAAKTGHPACIAVAALASIAAAATVAWAPRVPDVEPTTIVWFERAEIAATIAVIPLAVHLTGLFGLIRGL, encoded by the coding sequence TTGGTTGCAACGTCTGCGCACCACATCGTGCGCGTTACTGTCCGCATTTCGGTTGTCGCGTTCCACCGCGACATCGACGTCACGCTGCCGACGTCGTCGACGTTGGCGGAGGTGCTGCCGGAGCTCGCGCGCCTGGTGGAACTGCCGGAGGTGCACCGCCCGTGGCAAGCCACCACCGCGGGCGGTGCGGTGCTGGATATGCATACGCCGCTGTACGCGCTCAAGCTTCACGACGGCGCCACCGTCTCCCTCCACCCCCAAGAACCCACGCCCCCGCCGGTGGTGCGCGACGCGGCCGACGCCCTGGCCGGGGCAGCCGAGTCGGCGCGGCAAATCCGCGGGTTGGACGCGGCGGCGACGTTCGCGGGTCTGACGGCGGTGCTCCTGCTTGCGCGGGTGTTCGCGCCGTGGCCGGTCGCGTTGGGTGCGGTGGCGCTATTGGCGTTGGCGGTGGCGTCGATAGGCAGGTCGCGCCCGGCGTTTGCTCCCGTGCCGCTGCTGGCGGGGCTCGCCGCGGGCGCGTGGGTCGCCGGCGGCGGCGATGCGGGCACAGACTCTGTCTCGCTCGGCTTCGGGGCGCTGGCGGCGCTGCTCACGGCGGCAGTGGCTGTCGGCATAGGCGTCGCCCTGGGGTTGGCCGGGGCGGCGCAGGTGGCGTTCACGGCCGCGGTTTGCGTGCTCGGCGGCGCCGGGGCGGCCGGCGTGTGGCTGCCGGGCCCGCTCGCCCCGCCCGCGCTGACGGTGCTGACGGGGGTGCTCGGGGTGGTGGCCACGCCCGGCGCGGCCACCCGCGCGGCAGGACTGACCGTGCCGCGGGTGCCCACCGCCGGCGAGGAGTTCGACCGTTCCGACGACTACCAACACGACGTGGACGCCCGCAGCGCCGCCGCTGCCACCATCGCCTCCGCTATCTCGGCGGCAATCGCCGCGTGCTGCGTGCCGGCACTTTGGTGGCTGGGCCGGGCCGGCGGGGAGTGGACGTTCGCATTCTGCCTGGGTGTTGCGGCGGCACTGGTGGTCTACGCCTCACGCCAGCACTGGGCTGTGCCGCGCGCCTGCCTGACCGCGGTGGCCCTTTCCGCCGTCATCGCCGCCGCGGCCGCCGCCGCAAAGACCGGGCACCCGGCGTGCATCGCCGTCGCTGCGCTCGCTTCCATCGCTGCCGCGGCGACGGTCGCGTGGGCGCCGCGCGTGCCGGATGTGGAGCCGACCACCATCGTGTGGTTCGAGCGCGCCGAGATCGCCGCCACCATCGCCGTGATCCCGCTGGCGGTGCACTTGACCGGGCTGTTCGGCCTGATCCGGGGGCTTTAA
- the eccCb gene encoding type VII secretion protein EccCb, with protein MLGLDYDQVLAPTTGAPDAAIDAAPPPTGALRAEPVPAAQKPQSPPVIKILLPVVMVVAVGAVMVLMATSGRAVSPMMLIFPLMMLFGLVGMFNPQEKQSDIDETRRVYLRHLDALAKKARANAATQRTHATALHPAPGELVAAVPVERIWERAGAPTVRLGTGAGALCTPVDVDDPGSPEDLDPVCAVSLRRAVAAVSTVPGMPMLVQLDAFDAITLAGPAAADVARSIVCQLAFFYGPEKVRIDAPFAWAKWLPHARSEGAFRISLIDGHDSPAPTDSDLVVTIHDDPDFFADPDAFHLVCTDVLEAVTAQGVEQLGVPDGFTDAEAEFVARHLGFYRRPDGAVEAGGDFLSMLGVPDVDALDAHTMWPGVRNKLTVPIGATPDGAPVYLDLKEAALGGMGPHGLCIGATGSGKSELLRTLVVALAATHSPEELNFVLVDFKGGATFLGCEALPHTAAVITNLEDEAVLVERMFDAISGEMHRRQELLRKAGNFANITDYTKAGNTLPSLVIVVDEFTELLTQHPHFADLFVAVGRLGRSLGVHLLLASQRLEEGKLRGLDSHLSYRIGLKTFSAGESRQVLGVPDAYELPGEPGSGYLKAGMELTRFRAAYVSGPLTRTVVEHPGEQHVRLFTGNEIELVPTAYVEEDRSTTLLDAVVAKAREVADARGMHAHQVWLPPLPERIPLSQLAQTDGALGLIDEPFKQRQTPFHLDLDSAGGHVAIAGGPQTGKTMAVRSIVATHMREGLAVYVIGDVPELEALPHVAGVASMKDAERTRRIVDEVTGFLDHPRPVMLVVDGWHALDEDLREPLARIASEGPDAGIHLVVTTQRWSAIRPNVRDLIGTRLELRLTEPMDSLINRKHQEKLPAMPGRGLTPDGKTVQLVFTSGEDIAHLAATADQAPVERLRVLPDAVDTHSLLDGQRIPLGIGGPALEPVYSSGHVFVVGAGGCGKSTFIASTIAAVEHMGREAARMVVLDPKRAHLGRADEDMVAAYAASTSAITQAAKSLAVTLQSRLPGAEVTPEQLRERSWWSGPELYLIIDDYELVGEDPLRPIAELLPHARDIGLHVVAARKFGGVSRALFGPFLTALKDLQPDVLLMDGTRDEGAIFGVRPSPQQPGRATWIQGEARGTVQLPEAP; from the coding sequence ATGCTTGGCCTCGACTACGACCAGGTGCTCGCACCAACAACCGGCGCACCAGATGCCGCGATCGATGCCGCGCCGCCGCCGACCGGCGCCTTGCGCGCCGAGCCCGTGCCCGCGGCGCAGAAACCGCAGTCGCCGCCGGTGATAAAAATCCTGCTGCCGGTGGTGATGGTGGTGGCAGTCGGCGCGGTGATGGTGCTCATGGCCACCTCCGGCCGCGCTGTGAGCCCGATGATGCTGATCTTTCCGCTGATGATGCTCTTCGGGCTCGTCGGCATGTTCAACCCGCAAGAAAAACAGAGCGACATCGACGAGACCCGCCGCGTCTACCTGCGCCACCTAGACGCGCTGGCGAAAAAGGCCCGCGCGAACGCCGCGACGCAGCGCACGCACGCCACCGCGCTGCACCCCGCGCCGGGCGAGCTGGTGGCCGCGGTGCCGGTGGAGCGCATCTGGGAGCGTGCAGGCGCCCCGACGGTGCGGCTGGGCACCGGTGCGGGCGCGCTGTGCACCCCGGTGGACGTGGACGACCCCGGCAGCCCCGAGGATTTGGACCCGGTGTGCGCGGTGAGCCTGCGCCGCGCCGTCGCGGCGGTGAGCACGGTGCCGGGCATGCCGATGCTGGTCCAGCTCGACGCGTTCGACGCGATCACGCTCGCCGGGCCTGCGGCGGCCGATGTGGCGCGTTCGATCGTGTGCCAGCTGGCGTTTTTCTACGGCCCGGAAAAGGTCCGCATCGACGCGCCGTTTGCGTGGGCGAAGTGGCTGCCGCACGCTCGCAGCGAGGGGGCGTTTCGCATCTCGCTTATCGACGGCCACGACTCTCCCGCCCCCACCGACTCCGACCTGGTGGTGACCATCCACGACGACCCGGACTTCTTCGCCGACCCGGACGCGTTCCACCTGGTCTGCACCGACGTGCTGGAAGCGGTCACGGCACAGGGGGTGGAGCAGCTGGGCGTGCCGGATGGGTTCACGGATGCGGAGGCGGAGTTCGTCGCTAGGCATCTAGGCTTCTACCGCCGCCCCGACGGCGCGGTCGAGGCTGGCGGGGATTTTCTGTCCATGCTGGGTGTGCCGGACGTCGATGCGCTGGATGCGCACACGATGTGGCCGGGGGTGCGCAACAAGCTGACCGTGCCCATCGGCGCGACTCCCGACGGCGCGCCTGTGTACCTGGATTTGAAGGAGGCGGCGCTTGGCGGGATGGGCCCGCACGGGCTGTGCATCGGGGCGACGGGCTCCGGCAAGTCGGAGCTGCTGCGGACCCTGGTGGTGGCGCTGGCGGCGACGCACTCGCCCGAGGAGCTGAACTTCGTACTCGTGGACTTCAAAGGCGGCGCGACGTTTTTGGGCTGCGAGGCGCTGCCGCACACCGCCGCGGTGATCACCAACCTGGAGGACGAAGCGGTGCTGGTGGAGCGCATGTTCGACGCGATCTCCGGCGAGATGCACCGCCGCCAGGAGCTGCTGCGCAAAGCGGGCAACTTCGCCAACATCACGGACTACACCAAGGCGGGAAACACGCTGCCGTCGCTGGTCATCGTGGTCGACGAGTTCACCGAGTTGCTCACCCAGCACCCACACTTTGCGGACCTGTTCGTGGCGGTGGGCAGGCTCGGCCGTTCGCTGGGCGTGCACCTTTTGCTCGCCTCGCAGCGGCTGGAGGAGGGCAAGCTGCGCGGGCTGGATTCGCACCTGTCCTACCGCATCGGCTTGAAGACGTTCTCCGCCGGCGAGTCCCGCCAAGTCCTCGGCGTGCCGGACGCCTACGAGCTGCCCGGCGAGCCCGGGTCCGGCTACCTCAAAGCCGGCATGGAGCTGACCCGCTTCCGCGCGGCGTACGTCTCCGGCCCGCTGACGCGCACGGTGGTGGAGCACCCCGGCGAGCAGCACGTGCGGCTGTTCACCGGCAACGAGATCGAACTGGTGCCCACCGCCTACGTTGAGGAGGACCGCTCCACCACGCTGCTGGACGCGGTGGTGGCCAAGGCCCGCGAGGTCGCCGACGCCCGCGGCATGCACGCGCACCAGGTGTGGCTGCCGCCGCTGCCGGAGCGCATCCCGCTTTCGCAGCTGGCGCAGACGGACGGAGCGCTCGGGCTTATCGACGAACCCTTCAAGCAGCGCCAGACCCCCTTCCACCTGGACCTGGACAGCGCCGGCGGGCACGTTGCCATCGCGGGCGGGCCGCAGACGGGCAAGACGATGGCGGTGCGGAGCATCGTGGCCACGCACATGCGCGAGGGGTTGGCCGTCTACGTCATCGGCGACGTACCGGAGCTCGAGGCGCTGCCGCATGTCGCTGGCGTGGCCAGCATGAAAGACGCCGAGCGCACCCGCCGCATCGTCGACGAAGTCACCGGGTTCCTCGACCACCCGCGGCCGGTCATGCTGGTTGTCGACGGCTGGCACGCCCTCGACGAGGACCTGCGCGAACCGCTCGCCCGCATCGCCTCCGAAGGCCCCGACGCCGGCATCCACCTCGTGGTGACCACCCAGCGCTGGAGCGCGATCCGCCCAAACGTGCGCGACCTCATCGGCACCCGCCTCGAGCTGCGGCTGACCGAACCGATGGACTCGTTGATCAACCGCAAACACCAGGAGAAGCTGCCCGCCATGCCCGGCCGCGGCCTGACCCCGGACGGCAAAACCGTCCAGCTCGTCTTCACCAGCGGCGAGGACATCGCCCACCTCGCCGCCACCGCCGACCAGGCGCCGGTGGAAAGGTTGCGGGTGCTGCCGGATGCCGTCGATACGCACTCGCTTCTCGACGGCCAAAGGATCCCCCTCGGCATCGGCGGGCCTGCCCTCGAACCTGTGTACTCCTCCGGGCACGTCTTCGTCGTCGGCGCTGGCGGCTGCGGGAAATCCACCTTCATCGCCAGCACAATCGCCGCGGTGGAGCACATGGGCCGCGAGGCCGCCCGGATGGTGGTTCTCGACCCGAAGCGCGCGCACCTCGGCCGCGCCGACGAGGACATGGTCGCTGCGTACGCCGCATCCACCAGCGCGATCACGCAGGCCGCCAAATCGCTCGCCGTCACGCTGCAGTCGCGGCTGCCCGGCGCCGAGGTGACCCCGGAACAGCTGCGCGAGCGGTCCTGGTGGAGCGGGCCCGAGCTGTACCTGATCATCGACGACTACGAACTCGTCGGCGAAGACCCGCTCCGGCCGATCGCGGAACTGTTGCCGCACGCGCGCGACATCGGCCTGCACGTCGTGGCCGCCCGCAAATTCGGCGGCGTCTCGCGCGCCCTGTTCGGGCCGTTCTTGACTGCCCTGAAGGACCTGCAGCCCGACGTGCTGCTCATGGACGGCACCCGCGACGAAGGCGCCATCTTCGGCGTGCGACCCAGCCCGCAACAACCCGGCCGCGCCACCTGGATCCAGGGCGAAGCGCGCGGCACCGTCCAACTCCCGGAGGCACCATGA
- a CDS encoding type VII secretion-associated protein — protein MTELRITATDASTVITGAANIHRFDAPTSREIAGTVRSVLGPDPHGAPVHIAADPQRLSELTHALADYDIELTTEPLQPVAPTPDDTPEPFHRPPPPEQESRSGVWIIAAVVAAVALACAAVIWGLTSGKSPGEEEPPPSQPPETQSAPVSSPVQEEERAEQTSISIERDGLTVQLPAGFTLEADDDMWRATGSDPNFRLQIAVEHLYQLPARTMAEQLLADIETDPEVELVDTDGISVTYLERAGDGSQSLWKTWPNGTVQLFVGCHTRAEPTVVQRATCRMAMESAEYKGADVGP, from the coding sequence ATGACCGAGCTGCGCATCACCGCCACCGACGCATCCACCGTGATCACCGGTGCAGCCAACATCCACCGCTTCGACGCGCCCACTAGCCGCGAAATCGCCGGCACCGTCCGCAGCGTGCTCGGCCCCGACCCGCACGGCGCGCCGGTGCACATCGCAGCCGACCCACAACGCCTCAGCGAGCTCACACACGCGCTCGCCGACTACGACATCGAGCTGACCACCGAGCCCCTCCAACCCGTCGCGCCCACACCCGACGACACCCCAGAACCCTTCCACCGACCACCGCCGCCCGAACAGGAATCGCGCTCCGGCGTGTGGATCATCGCTGCCGTCGTCGCCGCGGTCGCCCTCGCCTGCGCCGCAGTGATCTGGGGTCTGACCAGCGGCAAGTCGCCGGGGGAGGAGGAACCGCCACCGTCGCAGCCGCCGGAGACGCAATCAGCGCCAGTGTCGTCTCCTGTGCAGGAGGAGGAACGGGCGGAGCAGACGTCGATAAGCATTGAGCGCGACGGCTTAACCGTCCAACTCCCCGCAGGCTTCACCCTCGAAGCCGACGACGACATGTGGCGCGCCACAGGAAGCGACCCCAACTTCCGTCTGCAGATCGCCGTCGAGCACCTCTACCAGCTGCCTGCGCGCACCATGGCCGAACAACTCCTCGCGGACATCGAAACCGACCCGGAGGTCGAACTCGTCGACACAGACGGCATCTCCGTGACCTACCTGGAGCGCGCCGGCGACGGCTCGCAATCGCTGTGGAAAACCTGGCCCAACGGGACGGTGCAACTGTTCGTAGGTTGCCACACGCGCGCCGAACCCACCGTCGTGCAACGCGCCACCTGCCGCATGGCCATGGAATCCGCTGAATATAAGGGGGCTGACGTGGGTCCTTAA
- a CDS encoding WXG100 family type VII secretion target: MEQFATEAEVMRAAADRTDDTNADVNREIDRVQQVAEATRGYWVGNAQRSFDELMLRYDDAQRRLSEALSAIAVNIRDNAKNYETTDATNTDSLRQIAGGLAL, translated from the coding sequence ATGGAGCAGTTCGCAACCGAAGCCGAGGTCATGCGCGCCGCTGCAGACCGCACCGACGACACCAACGCCGACGTCAACCGCGAAATCGACCGCGTGCAGCAAGTCGCCGAAGCCACCCGCGGCTACTGGGTGGGCAACGCACAGCGCAGCTTCGACGAGCTCATGCTGCGCTACGACGACGCTCAAAGGCGGTTGTCCGAGGCACTGAGCGCGATCGCCGTGAACATCCGCGACAACGCCAAGAACTACGAAACCACCGACGCCACCAACACCGACAGCCTCCGCCAGATCGCCGGCGGACTCGCACTGTAA
- a CDS encoding WXG100 family type VII secretion target: MQIKYDFAQIAGAAEDMRASASRINGDLAELKQMLQPMAQTWEGTAAAAYQAHQAKWDQAAQDLNQILNQIANTVEDGNTTMLAVNNAAANSWG; this comes from the coding sequence ATGCAGATCAAGTACGATTTCGCGCAGATCGCCGGCGCCGCAGAGGACATGCGCGCCTCCGCCTCCCGCATCAACGGCGACCTGGCTGAACTCAAGCAGATGCTCCAGCCCATGGCGCAAACCTGGGAAGGCACCGCAGCCGCGGCCTACCAGGCGCACCAGGCCAAGTGGGACCAGGCGGCGCAGGATCTGAACCAGATCCTCAACCAGATCGCCAACACCGTGGAAGACGGCAACACCACCATGCTCGCCGTCAACAACGCAGCCGCGAACAGCTGGGGCTAG